The Salvelinus sp. IW2-2015 unplaced genomic scaffold, ASM291031v2 Un_scaffold7453, whole genome shotgun sequence DNA segment AGAGACAGGGGTTATActaccacagagagacagagacaggggttATActaccacagagagacagagacaggacagttgatgttgtgatgtgtttggtccatgaagtctgtgaagcatttatttgggctgcaatctgaggctggtaactctaatgaacttatcctctgcagcagaggtaactctgggtcttcctttcctgtggcggtcctcatgagagccagtttcatcatagcgcttgatggtttttgtgactgaacttgaaactttaaaagttcttgaaatgttcctgattgactgaccttcatgtcttaaagtaatgatggactgttgtttctctttgcttatttgagctgttcttgacacaatATGGACTTTtccttttaccaaatagcgctatcttctgaataccacccctacctcgtcacaacacaactgattggctcaaacacattaaggaaatacattccacaaattaacttttaagaaggcacacctgttcgttgaaatgcattccaggtgactacctcgtgaagctggttgagagaatgctaagagtgtgcaaagctgtcatcaaggcaaagggtggctactttgaagtatctcaaatataaaaaaatattctgatttgtttaccacttttttggttactgcatgatttcatagttgtgatgtcttcactattattctacaatgtagaaaatagtacaaataaagaaaaaccctggaataagtaggcctgtctaaacctttgactggtactgtatatttccgttgcaaaatgtttttatacggtgtactaatgaatacaccccctgCTCTTCCAAACCTGTCCTCTCTAGCCGTCAGTGACCAGTCCTCACCACTAGGGGTCCTCAGCTGCTACAGAGATCAAGAGAGAGGGAGTCTGGCctcaacacaacatgacatacTGAACACACTGCTCTTTCTCCTGAAGTACCACACATTTCAAAGCACTGGATTGGTTTAGTGGGGAATCACCATTTTTCTTATACCAGtcgtttcctttcaaatcagtgaagggaagtgaacaagtggaCACTTTGGGAGAAAAGTGAGATTATTAAgtgagaaacacaaacacaccccacagagccccaggacaacagcacaattagacccaaccaaatcatgagaaaacaaaaagataattacttgacacattggaaagaattaacaaaaaaacagagcaaactagaatgctatttggccctaaacagagagtacacagtggcagaatccgtgaccactgtgactgaaccccaaacttaaggaaagctttgactatcgtACACGACTCAGTGGAGCatcagccttgctattgagaaaggccgcccgtagcagacatggctctcaagagaagacagcctATTGTGCTCACTGGCCCACCAAAATGAGTGGAGAACTGAgcttgcacttcctaacctcctgcccaatgctatgaccatattagagagcacatattccctcagattacacagcatccacaaagaattgaaaacaaaatccaattgataaactcccatatctaacTGGGTGAAATTCAACAgtgtccatcacagcagcaagattgtgacCTTTGCCACAAacaaagggcaaccagtgaagaacaaaccacattgtaaatacaacccatatttagcttatttattttaacttgtgtgctttaaccatttgtacattgttacaacactgtatatatataatatgacatttgtaatgtctttcttgttttgaaacttctgtatgtgtaatgtttactgttaatttgtattgtttatttcacttttgtgtattatctacctcacttgctttggcaatgttaacacatgtttcccatgccaataaagccccttgaattgaattgaattgaattgaattattgAGATGTACTCTCTAGATGTCAGTGACCAGTCATCACCACTAGGGGTCCTCAGTGATTTATCTACGGAAAACAGTTCAGGGAAGGACTGGATTCAATAAcattacatgtatatattttattgaattattttatttatttaaccctttatttaaccaggcaagtcagttaagaacaaattcttatttacaatgatgacctacccccggccaaacccggacgacgctgggccaaatgtgcgccgtcctaagggactcccaatcacggccagttgtgatacagcccgaaatcgaaccggggtctgtagtgacgcctctagcactgagatgcagtgccttagaccgctgcaccactctctGAGCTTATAGGCCACACGGGAGCCCTCTCGTGAGCCCActcccactcgggagccctctcGTGAGCCCACTCCCACACGGGAGCGCTCTAAGGCACATACTGAATATTGACACCGGAAATGACAAGACAAAACATGCTAAAATGTGCTGGCACGCACACACGTGGACACACGCACACGGAGGCAATTATGCTTCCCTTACCCCTGTTCTAAACCTGGCCTGGCTCGTGATTTAGAAAGAAGATTAAACCTACCCACCTCCGTCCTCCCTTTATCACCTGCTAGGAGGGAGGAAAGGTTCACAGAGAGAGAGKgagcgagagagagaaaacggatcagagggagagagagagagagRAGAAAAAGAGGGGATTCAGAAGGAAATTGGAGCTTCTGGAAGGATTTCTGCTAAAACCTGCAAACACAAGACAATATTCTGCTGCTCCATCCAAAGCTACCTGCTCTRCTCCTCTCGAGGCCTTTTTGAATTCCTTGCTGAAGTTACACTGGGGAAATGGAGGACGAATCCCAGCACAATTACACCTAACAGTATggactgggtctctctctctctccgaggaCACCTGCCACACAATGTAAGAGAACAAAGAACAGcttcctctgttctcttcctccctcctctctgattCTGGGTAAATCTCCCACTATCTGAAAACAAACCAGCAAAATGTAAatctctcccttctttcctccTGCAGTTTCATCTCCTCCCTCTTTGTCTTCGTAAGCTAGCAGTCAACTGTTTTCCCTCTTCTCCCCTAGGTTAACGTGAACTGTCCTCCAGAACGGCACCGTTTGCCTCTCCTCCCTATGTTAAGTGACAtcgtttccctctcctctccctgagtTAACGAATGAcaccgttccctctctctccatagtTAACAGGAcacgtccctctctctccctagttAACGTGACAccgtttccctcctctccctgtacgCGCACTTTTCCATCGtacagtttattagagttacATGCTGCTTTTTGCCAGCGACTCGTTTTCCCCGCTCTTCTAGTTACATATGCCGTTTCCCTCCTACCTAGTTAATCAGTGAACACCGTTTTCCGCTCTTCTCTCCCAATTACGTGAACATATGATCCaccgtttccctctctctccctattaacAGTACACCgtttccctctctgctccctaGTTAACGGTGACGCacgttcccctctctccctagtTAAACGTGACGCTATCagctgtttccctctctctccctagttACGAGAccgtttccctctctccctagtTAACGGACACCGTTTCCCTCTCTTCCCTAGTTAACGACGTCTTGAGTACAGCCGTTCCCTCTCGTCTCCCTAGTTAGACCCGTCCCCTTAACTTGACACGTTTCCCTTCTCTCTTATTGTTAACGTGACACCGGTTTCCCTCTCTGTCCTAGTTAACATGCATGCCTCGTTCCCTCTCTGTCCCTAGTAATGCCTCCGCTCCTGCTTAACATTGGACACCgtttcctcctctccctgagTTAACATGAGCCGTTTCCCTCAACATGCTcgtttcccctctcttccctagTTAACGACCACGTTTCCCTGCTCCTCCCTAGTTAACCTGACccgtttccttctctctccctagtTAACATGATGCCGTTTCCCTCTCCCAGTTAACCTCTGCGCTTTCCTCTCTCCCTAATCTTACACTGacaccctccttccctctcttcctccctagtCTCCCCCGTCccgttctccctctccttcccctcgttctcttcctctctcccctccctcccttctctcctcttcctcctccctccttctcttcctctccccctctctctctccatgcaacCCCTCATCCTCTAGGGACGAGACAGGTGTTGGTGGTAGATCTCTGATATATCCCATCCATGCAATTTCTTCTCTGATagaccttgctgtctgtcttgtcctggaagttctgtctgtctggaagtctgtcctgtcctgttccctGTCTGGAAGTGCTGTCTTGGAAGTCTGTCTGGAAGTCTGTCtggaagtctgtctgtctggaatcCTGTCTGTCCTGGAAGTCTTGTCTGTtggaagtctgtctgtctggaagtCTGTCTGGAAGTTCTGTCTGCAGAGTCTGTCTGGATAGTCTGTCTggaaagtctgtctgtctgtctgtctgggaagtCTTCTGGacgtctgtcgtgtctgtctgtctgtctgtctgtctgtcgtcgtctgtctgtgctggaagtctgtctgtctggaaaagtctgtctgtctgtctgtctgttgttctgggaagtctgtctgtctgtctggaagtCTGTCCGTGCTCAGACGTCCGTTGCGCGTGCTGACTGTGATTTACACCATTAACACATTCTATCAGGTACAGTAACTACCTCCTCACTCTtcaagagtgtgtgtggtgtgtggtggtgggtgacAGAGAGGCTGAGAGTTTTGCTGTGAGACGGCTTTATGGAATGAAATATAAAGTTAAATATGAGCCTGCTGGGTAAACAGCAGCTGGAAGCCGTTTGGAGATAGATttagaggaagtgtgtgtgtgtgatccatagtgtgtgtgtgtgtgataccatAGTGTGTgatacatagtgtgtgtgtgtgtgtgtgatatcatagtcgtgtgtgtgtgtgatccaagTGTGATCGATGCTGATACCATAGTGTGTGGGTGGGTTTTGGTGGGAATTttaccatagtgtgtgtgtgtgtataccatacgtgtggtgtgtgaataatgtgtgtgtgtggtgtgtgtgtgatactaagtgtgtgtgtgtgtgtgttgtgtgtgtgtgtgtgtgtgtgataaccaTAAAGtttggggttggtgtgtgtgctgtgataccatagtgtgtgtgtgtgtgtgtgtaccctaaggtgatatacatgtgtgtgtgtgattgtgtgaccactagtgtggtgtgttgtactgtgtgaaccatgtgtgtatgtgtgtgtgatacatagtggtgtgtgtggtatgtgtataccatagtgtgtgtgtgtgtgatacacatagtgtgtggtgtgtgttgataccataagtggtggtgtgtgtgataccgatagtgtgtgtgtgtgataacccATGTGTTTAccggttgtgttgtggtgtgtgtggatacCTAGGTGTGTggtccatgtgtgtgttatgtgtcgtgtgtgtgaataccaagtgtgtgtgtgtggtgataccAAGTGTCCTGTGTGTGACCATAATGTGGTGTGTATCCAAGTGTGTGTGAtaaccatagtgtgtgtgtgtgtggactagtGTTTGTTAACCATAGTGTGTTGTAACCAGGACTACTGAATAGAAGCTGATAGAAAACACCAGTTCGCTAATGGTAGTTCGTAGCATGTTACTGGCagtccctgtaacacacacaggCGAGATCACAGGCACGTTCCTAATGACACCACccggtgtgtgtgcgcgtgtgtgtctaGTCCGATAGGCTACAGCTGCTTGGCCTAGTGGTTGCCCTCGGGAAACCAGAGTCTCGATAAACACCAGCAGAGGATTTGATTGATCTCTGGCTCTACCCGCCTTCTCGGCACCTACCGCTACTACCGCCGCCTCTCTCTGCTAACCTACGCCGCTCTCCTCGGCTACTACCGCTACCTGTACGCGCCTCTCCTCGGTACCTACCGCGTCGTCCTCGCCTTACCTAACGCCGCCTCCTCGGCTACCTACCGCCGCCTCTCCTCGGCTACCTAGCCGCCTCTCCTCGGCTTACCTACCGCCGCCTCTCCTCGGCTACCTACCGCCGCCTCTCCTCGGCTACTACCGCCGTCCCTCCTCGGCTACCTACCGCCTGGCCTCTCCTGCGCTACCTACGCCGTCTCTCCTCGCCACCTACCGCGCCTCTCCTCGGCTACCTACCGCCGCCTTCCTCGCTACCTACCGCCGCCTCCCTCGGCTACCTACCGCCGCCTCTCTCTCGGCTACCTCCGGCTCGGCCCGCCTCTCCCGGCTACCTACCGCCGCCTTCCTCGCTACCTACCGCAAACGTTACGCCTCTCCTCAGGCTACTACCGCCGCTCTCCTCCGGCTACTACCGCCGCCTCTCCTCGGCTACCTACCGCCGCCTCTCCTCAGGCTACTATCCGCCTCTCTCCTCCGCTACTCTAACCGCGCCTCTCCTCGGCCTACCTACGCCGCCTCTCTCGGCTACTACCCTACCTAGCCCGCCGTCTCCTCCTCGGCTACCTACCGCTACCTACGCCGTCCTCCTCGGCTACTCCTCCGCCTCTTCCTCGGCTACCACGCCGCCTCTTCCCGCTACCTACCGCCGCCCTCTCTCGGCTTCCTACCCTACGTCCTGCTGCCTCCTCCTGGCTACCTCTACCGCCCGCCTCTCCTCGGGCTACCTACCGTACCTACCGCCGTCTCTCCTCGGTACCTACCGCCCGCTCTCCTCGGTACCTACCGGCTCTCTCGGCTACCTACCGCCGCCTCTCCTTGGCTACCTACCGCCGCCTCTTCCTCGGCTACCTACCGCCGCCTCTCCTcgccctctccctcgctcctacCGGCCTCTCCTCGTCTCCTGGCTACTCTCCGCTACCTACCGCCGCCCCTCGGCTACCCTACCGCCTGCCCCTCGGCTACTACGCTACCTACCGCCGTCTCTCCTCGGCTACCTACCGCCGCCTCTCCTCGTTACCTACCGCCCGCCTCTCCTCGGCTACCTAGCCGCCGCCTCTCCTTGGCTACCTACCGCCGCTCTCTCGGCTACCTACCAGCCGCCTCTTCCTCGCCTCTCCTCGGCTTACCTACCGCcgctctcctcgcctctcctcggCTACTACCGCTACCTACCGCCGCCCTTCCTCGGCTACCTACCGCCGCCTCTCCTCGCTAACCTACCGCCGCCTTTCTCGGCACCTAGCCGCCTCTCCCGGCTACCTACCGCTACCTACCGCCTCTCTCTCAGCTACCTACCGCCGCTCTCCTCGGCTACTACCGCCGCTCTCCTCGGCTCCTACCTACCGCTACCTACCTCGCCGCCTCTCCTAGCTACCTACCGCCGTCTCTCCTCGGCTACCTACCCTGCCCGCTCTACTCCTCGGGCACTACCGCCGCCTCTCCTCGGCTACCTACCGCCGCCTCTCTCCTCGGCTACCTACCGCCACCTACCGCCCGCTCTCCTCGGCTACCTACCGCGCGCCTCTCCTCGGCTATCTACCGCCGCCTCCTCGGCTACCTACCACCTACCTACCGCCGGCCTTCTCCTCGGCTACCTACCGCCGCCTCCTCGGTCTACCTACCGCCGCCCTCCTCGGCTACCTACCGCCGCCTCTCCTCGGCTACCTACCGCCGCCTCTCCTCGGCTACCTACCGCCGCCTCCTCGGCTACCTACCGGCCGCCCTCCTCGGCTACCTACCGCCGCCTCCTCCTCGGCTACCTACCGCGCCTCTCCTCGCGCCTGGCTACCTACCGCCGCCTTCTCCTCGGTACTACCGCCGTCTCTCCTCAGCCTACCTACGCCGCCTCTCCTCAGCTACCACTACCGCCGCCTCTCCTCGGGCTACCTACGCCGCCCCTCCTCGGCTACCTACGCCGCTCTCCTCGGCTACCTACCGCCGCCCCTCCTCAGCTACTTCCGCCGTATGTGGACACtgtcattgaacatctcattccaaaatcatgggtattaatatggagttggttccccctttgctgctataacagcctccactcttctgggaaggctttccWctagatgttggaacattgctgWggggacttgcttccattcaYKCACAAGAGKattagtgaggtcgggcactgatgttgggctcacagtcggcgttccaattcatcccaaaagtgttagatggggttgaggtcagggctctgtgcaggccagtagaggttcttccacaccaatctcaacaaaccatttctgtatggacctcgctttgtgcacgggagcattgtRatgctgaaacaggaaagggccttccccaaactgttgccacYAAGTTGGAAGCACAGKatcatctagaatatcattgtatgttgtagggttaagatttcccttcactggaactaaggggcctgaaccatgaaaatcatccccagaccattattcctcctccaccaaactttacagttggcactatgcagtggggcaggtagcgttctcctYGCATCGGCCAAACCCATATTTGCACTTAATTTCCAKTGCRccagagtccaatggcggcgaMCTTTACACCACTCRAGCCYARGCTTGGCATTGCYcatggtgatcttaggcttgtgtgcggctgctctgccatggaaacccatttcatgaagctcccYACGAACAGTtcatgtgctgacgttgcttccagaggcagtttggaactcMYtagtgagtgttacaaccgaggacagacWGTTTTTAcgcactacgtgcttcagcactctgcggtcccgttctgtgagcttgtgtggtctaccacttcgcggctgagccggtgtttctcctagacgtttccacttcacaataacagtacttacagttgaccgggggcagctctagcagggcagaaatttgacaaactaaattgttggaaaggtggcatcctagggcggtgccacattgaaagtcactgagctcttcagtaatgaGAAGTATCTTCGGTATTCACCTCACTGTGGGGTAAGGGATGGAGGGAATAAAGGGATGAAAATAAAAATGGCACTCGAAGGTCTCATTATAACCAGTCTAACACAGCTTACAGTcaatggaggagagaagagaaagatgggggggaagagagagaacctTAAACCAGTATTTACGCTCTCCTGGAGCTCAGGGGCTTTCAGAGGACGATAGTAAAGAACAATAGAAGaaacggaggagaggagtagTAGGGAGCAGAAGGCCAAAGAAGTGAAAAGTACTTTCTATTCGTCAGATCTCTCTCGAGAAGAATAAATGATCTTTTGAAACGAGCAACGTAATGTTGGTTTTCAACTTTCCACCCCAGTAACAAGCTACAGTTACTACCGTATAGCAGCGCGGTCCGAACGGGAAGTATCCTTATTACTGAGGGACGCTGGACGtgtagcacacacacaacacaacacacacacaacacacacacacacacacacaccacacaccacacacactggacacacacacacacacacacacacacaccactggacacacaccacacacacacgcacacacacacacacacacacacgcacactggacacacacacacacacacactgggacacacacacacacacactggacacacccACACTGGACACCACCCACACTGGGACACACCCACACTGGGACACacccacactggacacacacactggacacacacacaacttggaCACACGACACACTGGGGACAACACACACTGGGACACCACtgggacacacaacaacacacacacaccacactggggacacacacacaaacacacacacactgggacacacacacacactttgaggacacacacacacactgcactgggacacacacacacatcacacacacgtggacacacacacaagaggttGTGTTGAAGAGGTTCGGGTTGGGATTTTGTGAGCTGACGGCTCGGATTCTCTTGTGTTAGCaacaatggtgttttttacattggataaaagttagagactcagagctaggaAATTATgttatacactgcagttgaggaaacGATGGGAAAGTCAATACTGCTTTTGGAAAAGTTGAATAAATTGTAACCCCACTTGAGAAAAATGGCCCGGTTGAATGTCTGCGTACACCTACTGAGACGCTCTTTGTTTTACACCCGTTCAGTATCGTTCAACACCCTCTTAAAGCCGGtagtcccacccatctctttaagggatTCACATGTGAGGGCCATGTGCTAAAAAAGAGTTGAGTACGGGTGTGTAGTAAAAGAGTGAGTAAGGTGTGTAGTAAAACAGGAGTGAGTAgttgtagtaaacagagtgatagTGTAGTAAACAAGAGTGAGAGTGTGGTAAgtaaaacagagtgagtagtgtagtaaacaggagctcgagtagtgtagtaaacagagtgagtatgtAGTAACAAGATGTAGTCAGATGGAGTGTACGTAAACAGAGTTGAGTATGTAgtacagagtgagtagtgtagctAAAACAGCAGTGGTAgggtagtgtagtaaacataaGTTGAGTTTAACGGTAAGTGGTAGTAAACACGAGTGAGtcagtgtagtaaacagagtgagtcgGCGGGTGATGTGTAAAAGTTTAAGTCTAGAGTGTAGTACGAGCTGGAGTAGGCTGTAGTAACACAGAGTGAGTcgaggtagtgtagtaaacagagtgggGAGTACGGTAGCTGTAGTAAACAGAGGTAGTTACGGTAAGTGTAGTAACAGAGGTGAGTACGTAGGTAGAACACGGAAGCTGATAGGTTAGATGTAGTAAACAGAAgtgagtagtagtgtagtaaagcagatgagtgagtagtgtagtaaacgaGAGGAGATTAGTGTaggtagtaaacagagtgagacGGTAGTGATAGTAATACAGAGTGctacggtagtgtagtaaacagatgagtagtgtagtgtaagtaAACCAGAGTagaggtagtgtagtaaacagagtgagatGTAGTGTAGTAACAGAGGTGGAGGTAGTGTAGTTTAAACAATGAGTGGTAGTAAACGCAGTGCGATAGGTAGTTAGTAAACAGcaagtgagtacggtagtgtagtaaacagagtggtacgtagtgtagtaaacaggtTGAAGCGTACGGTAGTGGTAGTAAACagagtgtgagtgtatgtatACAGAGGTGCACGG contains these protein-coding regions:
- the LOC112079268 gene encoding uncharacterized protein, with the translated sequence ASPRLTYRRLSSATYRRLSSATTAVPPRLPTAWPLLRYLRRLSSPPTAPLLGYLPPPSSLPTAASLGYLPPPLSRLPPARPASPGYLPPPSSLPTANVTPLLRLLPPLSSGYYRRLSSATYRRLSSGYYPPLSSATLTAPLLGLPTPPLSATTLPSPPSPPRLPTATYAVLLGYSSASSSATTPPLPATYRRPLSASYPTSCCLLLATSTARLSSGYLPYLPPSLLGTYRPLSSVPTGSLGYLPPPLLGYLPPPLPRLPTAASPRPLPRSYRPLLVSWLLSATYRRPSATLPPAPRLLRYLPPSLLGYLPPPLLVTYRPPLLGYLAAASPWLPTAALSATYQPPLPRLSSAYLPPLSSPLLGYYRYLPPPFLGYLPPPLLANLPPPFSAPSRLSRLPTATYRLSLSYLPPLSSATTAALLGSYLPLPTSPPLLATYRRLSSATYPARSTPRALPPPLLGYLPPPLSSATYRHLPPALLGYLPRASPRLSTAASSATYHLPTAGLLLGYLPPPPRSTYRRPPRLPTAASPRLPTAASPRLPTAASSATYRPPSSATYRRLLLGYLPRLSSRLATYRRLLLGTTAVSPQPTYAASPQLPLPPPLLGLPTPPLLGYLRRSPRLPTAAPPQLLPP